In a single window of the uncultured Dysgonomonas sp. genome:
- a CDS encoding glycosyltransferase: protein MKDYNPIVSVIIPNYNHSRYLKRRIDSVLNQTYRDFEVIILDDCSTDNSVEIIREYLSSDKFSQMVVNEKNSGSTFLQWEKGLSLARGKYIWIAESDDYADPAFLETLISLLEKTPGSSVAYSYSYLVDENGHILPEDWDRSHWTNYKVKIFEGKDFAKGWMLFNNTIYNTSMGVFRKDAFEKIGKRYTEYKYSGDWYFWNRLCLEGKVIRSCDKLNYYRQHTEKVTSKADLEGLGFIESKYTVDDLIKQLSLTSIQRTVVIGWFIKRIVSSTLFKNNEVKKNILKDVMSYFKCGMSSLYIYKLDKRLNFSSLNIKKNRRL, encoded by the coding sequence ATGAAGGATTACAATCCTATCGTAAGCGTCATTATACCCAATTATAATCATTCCAGATATTTGAAGCGGAGGATAGACAGCGTGCTGAATCAAACATATCGGGATTTTGAGGTAATTATACTAGACGATTGCTCAACAGATAATAGCGTTGAAATTATTCGGGAATATCTGTCTTCGGATAAGTTTTCGCAAATGGTGGTGAATGAAAAAAACTCCGGATCTACATTTTTGCAATGGGAAAAAGGCTTAAGCCTTGCCCGGGGAAAATACATATGGATTGCTGAAAGTGACGACTATGCCGATCCCGCTTTTTTGGAAACACTTATTAGCTTGCTGGAGAAGACTCCGGGTAGTAGTGTGGCATACAGCTATTCTTATCTGGTAGATGAAAATGGGCATATCTTGCCAGAGGATTGGGACCGCAGTCATTGGACAAATTATAAAGTGAAAATATTTGAAGGGAAAGACTTTGCTAAAGGGTGGATGTTATTTAATAATACTATATATAATACAAGTATGGGGGTATTCCGCAAAGATGCATTCGAGAAGATCGGTAAACGCTATACAGAATATAAATATAGCGGGGATTGGTATTTTTGGAACAGGTTGTGTCTGGAAGGTAAAGTTATAAGGTCTTGCGACAAGCTTAATTATTACCGTCAGCATACAGAAAAAGTAACATCAAAAGCAGATTTAGAAGGCTTAGGTTTTATAGAATCGAAATATACAGTAGATGACCTTATTAAGCAGTTATCTTTGACTTCAATACAAAGGACTGTAGTGATAGGCTGGTTCATAAAACGTATTGTAAGCTCAACGCTTTTTAAAAATAACGAAGTTAAAAAGAACATTCTGAAAGATGTAATGTCATATTTTAAATGTGGAATGTCTTCTCTGTATATCTATAAATTAGATAAACGTCTGAACTTTTCTTCATTGAATATTAAGAAAAACAGACGCTTATAA
- a CDS encoding glycosyltransferase family 4 protein, whose translation MKLKINIILPYFGSRAGGGLKVMYEYATRLSNRGHDIVIYNSIKTNYGKDYDKSDFALKYKCFIKSLKGRERPKWFDLPDNVKCKMISYVSNDYIRDADICISTWWATAHHIAELNPSKGIKFNFIQGYETIMTSESEDFVHDSYKLPLIQVVISPYLFDIVSPYARYQVEIIPNALDLSIYELANPIENRNNRTLIMRYLSLKYKACQYGVAAFVELKNKYPDLEVIMFSSEKKPEFIPDWVAYYYDRKDIIPLYNEAAIYVATSITEGWHLPPMEAMACGCACVCTDIPAHLTYMVNGENALLVKPEDVDGLVDKISYLIDNPEERIQLAKRANQSIKKYDWECSVDQMEALFHKYMNKK comes from the coding sequence ATGAAGCTTAAAATTAATATTATACTTCCTTATTTTGGCTCGCGTGCCGGTGGTGGTTTAAAAGTGATGTATGAATATGCTACACGATTATCTAATCGCGGACATGATATTGTTATATACAATAGCATAAAGACAAACTATGGAAAAGACTATGATAAATCGGATTTTGCATTAAAATACAAGTGTTTTATAAAAAGCCTGAAAGGCAGGGAGCGTCCCAAATGGTTCGATCTGCCGGATAATGTAAAGTGTAAAATGATCTCTTATGTATCGAATGATTATATTCGCGATGCGGATATCTGTATTTCCACCTGGTGGGCTACAGCTCACCATATTGCTGAGTTGAATCCATCGAAAGGGATTAAGTTTAATTTTATTCAGGGCTATGAAACGATAATGACATCAGAGTCTGAAGATTTTGTCCATGATTCGTATAAGTTACCATTGATTCAAGTAGTCATTTCGCCTTATTTGTTTGATATTGTTTCACCTTATGCCCGGTATCAGGTCGAAATTATTCCTAACGCTTTAGACTTGAGTATCTACGAATTAGCCAATCCTATTGAAAACAGGAATAATAGAACTCTGATAATGAGATATCTTAGCCTGAAATATAAGGCGTGCCAATATGGGGTAGCTGCATTTGTGGAACTGAAGAATAAGTATCCGGATTTGGAAGTTATCATGTTCAGTTCCGAAAAGAAACCGGAGTTTATACCCGATTGGGTAGCATATTATTATGACAGGAAAGACATTATTCCTTTATATAATGAAGCTGCTATATATGTAGCGACAAGTATAACCGAAGGGTGGCATTTACCTCCTATGGAGGCAATGGCATGTGGCTGTGCATGCGTGTGTACAGATATTCCGGCCCACCTTACATATATGGTTAACGGTGAAAATGCATTGTTGGTGAAACCTGAAGATGTAGATGGCCTTGTGGATAAAATAAGCTACCTGATAGATAATCCAGAGGAAAGAATTCAATTAGCGAAGCGGGCAAATCAGTCAATTAAAAAATATGATTGGGAATGTTCGGTCGATCAGATGGAAGCCCTGTTTCATAAATATATGAATAAAAAATAA